A region from the Candidatus Desulfatibia profunda genome encodes:
- a CDS encoding CTP synthase, with product MASNTKFIFVTGGVLSSLGKGLASAAIGSLLESRGLTVAIQKLDPYINVDPGTMNPFQHGEVYVTDDGAETDLDLGHYERFTHARVGRDHNFTTGKIYHSVISKERRGDYLGGTVQVIPHITEEIKNSIKLVADGVDIVIVEIGGTIGDIESLPFLEAIRQFRADVGKENVLYIHLTLVPYISTAGELKTKPTQHSVKELRSIGIQPDILLCRTDRYLTKDIKSKIALFCNVSVDAVITAKDVECIYEVPLVFHKEGLDNKIVELLNIWTRAPRLENWEQLVKNVKAPTHSVNIAVVGKYVNLTDSYKSLNEALCHGGIPNDSRVKIIYVDSEKIDENSCGQLLAGADGILIPGGFGSRGIEGKICAAKYARENKIPFFGICLGMQIAVAEFARNVASMTGAHSQEFDENTPYAVIYLMVEWYDDKTGTIQKRDVTSDKGGTMRLGAYPCIVKKGTYAFQAYGVTEISERHRHRYEFNNAYKGALEEKGLVISGTSPNGELVEIIEVADHPWFLGCQFHPEFKSRPMDPHPLFREFIRASLEYAGTRS from the coding sequence ATGGCTTCTAATACGAAATTTATTTTTGTAACAGGCGGTGTTCTTTCTTCCCTCGGCAAGGGTCTTGCTTCGGCAGCCATCGGATCTCTTTTAGAAAGCCGCGGGCTTACGGTAGCGATTCAAAAACTGGATCCTTACATTAATGTTGATCCTGGAACCATGAATCCCTTCCAGCATGGCGAGGTCTATGTAACCGATGACGGCGCCGAGACCGATCTTGATCTTGGTCATTATGAGCGATTCACGCACGCCCGAGTTGGACGGGACCACAACTTTACCACCGGGAAAATTTATCACTCGGTCATCAGCAAGGAGCGCAGGGGGGATTACCTGGGAGGGACGGTCCAGGTGATCCCGCACATCACCGAAGAGATTAAAAACAGCATTAAGCTTGTGGCGGACGGCGTTGATATCGTTATTGTGGAAATCGGCGGAACCATCGGTGATATAGAGAGTCTGCCCTTTCTGGAAGCCATCCGGCAATTCAGGGCTGATGTGGGCAAGGAAAACGTGCTGTATATCCATCTTACCTTGGTGCCCTATATCTCCACGGCGGGAGAGCTTAAAACCAAGCCGACCCAGCACAGTGTCAAGGAGCTTCGGAGTATTGGTATTCAGCCGGACATCCTTCTTTGCCGGACGGACAGATACCTGACCAAGGACATCAAGTCCAAGATAGCCCTTTTTTGCAATGTCAGCGTCGATGCGGTCATTACGGCCAAGGATGTGGAGTGTATTTACGAGGTCCCGCTGGTGTTTCACAAAGAGGGCCTCGATAATAAAATTGTTGAACTTCTTAATATCTGGACAAGGGCGCCCCGGCTGGAAAATTGGGAGCAGCTTGTTAAAAATGTAAAGGCGCCGACACATTCCGTGAATATCGCTGTCGTCGGAAAATACGTCAACCTGACAGACTCGTACAAGAGTTTAAATGAGGCCCTGTGCCACGGCGGCATCCCCAACGATTCCCGGGTAAAGATTATCTACGTCGATTCGGAGAAAATCGACGAAAACAGTTGCGGTCAACTGCTTGCCGGTGCCGACGGGATACTTATACCGGGCGGATTCGGCTCCCGCGGTATTGAAGGAAAGATATGTGCCGCCAAATATGCCAGGGAAAATAAAATTCCATTTTTCGGCATCTGCCTTGGGATGCAAATCGCCGTTGCGGAATTCGCACGCAACGTTGCCAGCATGACCGGTGCTCACAGCCAGGAGTTTGATGAGAATACGCCTTATGCGGTGATATACCTGATGGTAGAATGGTACGATGATAAAACCGGAACCATACAGAAACGGGACGTCACTTCGGATAAGGGCGGCACCATGCGCCTTGGCGCCTACCCGTGCATTGTCAAAAAGGGAACGTATGCTTTTCAGGCCTATGGGGTTACAGAAATATCAGAGCGGCACCGCCACAGGTATGAATTCAACAATGCCTACAAGGGTGCGCTTGAAGAAAAGGGGCTTGTGATCAGCGGCACTTCACCGAACGGTGAACTGGTTGAAATCATCGAGGTAGCCGACCATCCCTGGTTTCTGGGATGTCAATTCCATCCGGAATTTAAATCCCGGCCCATGGATCCCCATCCGCTTTTCAGGGAGTTTATCCGGGCATCCTTAGAATATGCCGGGACCCGTTCTTAA
- a CDS encoding SIS domain-containing protein, giving the protein MLTEIEAHRFISCKNNNINFDKCYLGGQTLIESLLQSVRALKSGDHFYNLLINTETRDELAECAGRLAKIIDTETKLLNDQMGHLESDEVDILFRRIDDLRDIHWCLTIEIAANIKKIKDLFKPAKDIPVPSCIKIFKQINAVLNSIDRLEVRGRDSAGISLMFILDAAEYARFEQTLKEKNLFEQFKERSKKDVLENKDISMHATTGPDGQDLVALALTYKIAAEVGSLGDNINFLRRQIKKDDILQTLATFFHTYHTVSAHTRWASVGAITEPNCHPVDNKTTRGAANTSGIIHVCLNGDIDNYQELKRELERQGVRIHEDITTDTKIIPLQIDKYIQLGHQVEEAFRLALNDFEGSHAIAMHTDLAPGKFFLAQKGSGQAIFVGMADDHYIPASEVYGLVEETTRFIKMDGEKEVAGKNGKTKGQIFILDQKSGGGIDGITAMFYDQTPLELKEADIKHTKITSRDIDRRDFPHYFLKEISESPLSVEKTLLNRWKIKDNKHYIITLDEKTFPKSLQNALTTKTIRRIYFVGQGTAGVAALACADIFNHYLHDSSYYINAFKASELSGFKLHEQDDAASMADALVIAISQSGTTTDTNRTVDMVKERGAYTMAIVNRRDSDITFKVDGVMYTSSGRDIEMSVASTKAFYSQIVAGAVLGLKIAGLLGLRNEAFITAEIKQLLELPMHMKKILEMRESIQDSAQRLAVTKTYWAAVGSGPNKASADEIRIKLSELCYKTISSDYVEDKKHIDLSSEPLLIVCAAGTRSSVIGDIVKDTAIFQAHKATPIVIADEGENRFDPYAVDVFHVPVVSEHLAPILNTLVGHIWGYYAALAINGGSRFLYGFREDIQSTIEDYAASGLDVYELILEKSFREKIAAFYTEFRRKKTQNRFPTAMGLEAASDLTLLLKYLSGRLPVSDFEIDFGKKGTALNMLQTLLECLGESINCLSRPVDAIRHQAKTVTVGTSRISEKVEGILFDALAAYNISTFQLTNRNIIVLKNIQGIVARINGAIFYRIDGLNLLGEPIETTTIQIVKKDGVLKPIPSRVETDPMLKGTKRIIVREGNVYIGKGRKDDRSIIIIPIISAASAKTNMIEYILLLTFSFKESVPLPVKIKALGGKHERIKNIVQENSIRWDDQYIELVEMHDLFGVSAEKIGEFIVSRINGSAQASIER; this is encoded by the coding sequence ATGTTAACAGAAATCGAGGCCCACCGATTTATCAGCTGCAAAAACAATAATATAAACTTTGATAAGTGTTATCTGGGCGGCCAAACGCTGATTGAATCGCTTTTGCAATCGGTCCGCGCTTTAAAAAGCGGGGATCATTTTTACAATTTATTAATAAATACAGAAACTCGAGATGAACTTGCTGAATGTGCCGGCCGCCTGGCTAAAATCATCGATACGGAAACAAAGCTGCTGAACGATCAAATGGGGCATCTTGAATCCGACGAGGTGGACATTCTGTTCCGGCGCATCGATGATTTAAGGGATATTCACTGGTGTCTGACCATTGAGATCGCCGCGAATATAAAAAAGATAAAAGATCTGTTCAAACCTGCAAAGGATATCCCCGTTCCATCTTGTATAAAAATCTTCAAACAAATTAACGCCGTGTTGAACAGCATCGACCGTCTCGAGGTCAGGGGCCGCGATTCGGCCGGTATCTCCCTGATGTTTATTCTGGACGCCGCCGAGTATGCTAGATTCGAACAAACGCTAAAAGAGAAAAACCTTTTCGAGCAGTTCAAAGAACGCTCGAAAAAAGATGTTCTGGAAAACAAGGACATCAGCATGCATGCAACGACCGGTCCGGACGGACAGGATCTTGTTGCCTTGGCCCTAACATATAAAATCGCCGCCGAAGTCGGCAGCCTTGGAGATAATATCAATTTCTTGCGCCGGCAGATCAAAAAAGACGATATTCTGCAGACACTGGCCACCTTTTTTCACACCTATCATACGGTTTCGGCCCACACCCGCTGGGCTTCCGTGGGGGCCATCACCGAGCCCAACTGTCACCCCGTTGACAACAAGACAACCAGGGGGGCGGCGAATACCAGCGGCATCATCCATGTCTGCCTGAACGGAGATATCGATAATTATCAGGAATTGAAAAGAGAATTAGAACGCCAAGGCGTTCGCATCCATGAAGATATCACCACCGACACAAAGATCATTCCGCTTCAGATCGATAAATATATTCAACTGGGCCATCAGGTAGAAGAAGCGTTTCGTCTGGCGCTTAATGATTTTGAAGGTTCCCATGCCATAGCGATGCATACCGATCTTGCACCCGGCAAGTTCTTTCTGGCCCAGAAAGGAAGCGGCCAGGCTATTTTTGTCGGCATGGCCGACGATCATTATATTCCGGCATCCGAAGTATACGGACTGGTTGAAGAAACAACCCGCTTTATTAAGATGGACGGGGAAAAGGAAGTGGCCGGAAAAAACGGCAAAACCAAAGGGCAGATTTTTATTTTAGACCAAAAATCCGGCGGCGGAATTGACGGCATCACCGCCATGTTCTATGACCAAACACCGCTAGAACTAAAAGAAGCAGACATCAAACATACCAAAATCACATCAAGGGATATTGACCGCCGGGATTTCCCCCATTATTTTTTAAAAGAAATCTCCGAGTCTCCGCTTTCGGTTGAAAAAACGCTGCTGAACCGCTGGAAAATAAAGGACAATAAACACTATATCATCACTCTTGACGAAAAAACGTTCCCCAAATCTCTGCAAAACGCCCTTACGACGAAAACGATTCGACGAATTTATTTTGTCGGACAGGGTACTGCGGGGGTGGCGGCCCTGGCATGCGCTGATATTTTTAATCATTACCTGCATGATTCATCCTATTATATCAATGCCTTCAAAGCTTCGGAACTCAGCGGATTTAAGCTTCATGAACAAGATGATGCCGCCAGCATGGCGGATGCCCTGGTAATTGCCATCAGCCAGTCCGGCACCACAACGGACACAAACCGAACCGTGGATATGGTTAAAGAACGGGGCGCCTACACCATGGCCATCGTTAACCGCAGGGATTCGGATATTACCTTCAAAGTCGATGGTGTCATGTACACCTCAAGCGGTCGGGATATCGAGATGTCGGTGGCCTCGACCAAAGCATTCTATTCACAGATCGTGGCCGGTGCCGTCCTGGGACTCAAGATCGCCGGTTTGCTCGGCCTCAGGAACGAGGCCTTTATAACAGCCGAAATCAAGCAGTTGCTTGAACTTCCGATGCATATGAAAAAAATCCTTGAGATGCGTGAAAGCATTCAGGATTCGGCCCAGCGACTTGCGGTCACCAAAACATATTGGGCGGCCGTCGGCAGCGGCCCCAATAAAGCCTCGGCTGATGAAATCAGAATCAAGTTAAGTGAACTTTGCTATAAAACGATTTCATCGGACTATGTTGAAGATAAAAAACATATCGATCTTTCATCGGAACCGCTGCTGATTGTCTGCGCCGCCGGTACACGGAGCAGTGTCATTGGTGATATCGTCAAAGATACAGCCATTTTTCAGGCTCATAAAGCCACACCGATAGTTATCGCCGATGAGGGTGAAAACAGGTTCGATCCCTATGCCGTCGATGTATTTCACGTCCCTGTTGTCAGCGAGCATCTGGCACCGATTCTGAACACACTGGTCGGCCATATCTGGGGATATTATGCCGCCCTGGCCATCAACGGAGGATCAAGATTTTTATACGGGTTCCGGGAAGATATTCAAAGCACCATCGAAGACTATGCCGCCAGCGGCCTTGATGTTTACGAACTCATTTTGGAAAAATCCTTCAGAGAAAAGATCGCTGCTTTCTACACTGAATTCAGAAGGAAAAAAACCCAAAATCGTTTTCCAACCGCCATGGGCCTCGAAGCGGCTTCAGATCTGACCCTGCTGCTCAAATATCTGTCGGGAAGGCTGCCTGTTTCCGATTTTGAAATCGACTTCGGCAAAAAGGGTACGGCACTGAACATGCTCCAGACCCTGCTTGAGTGTCTGGGAGAGTCGATCAATTGCTTGTCTCGCCCTGTGGATGCCATCCGGCACCAGGCCAAAACCGTCACCGTCGGAACCAGCCGCATCAGTGAGAAAGTCGAGGGTATCCTGTTTGATGCATTGGCCGCATACAACATCAGCACCTTCCAGTTGACTAACAGAAACATTATCGTCCTTAAAAATATTCAGGGAATCGTTGCACGTATCAACGGTGCCATTTTTTACAGAATCGACGGTTTGAACCTTCTGGGCGAACCAATAGAAACAACTACCATTCAGATTGTCAAGAAAGACGGTGTGCTGAAACCGATTCCCTCGCGGGTGGAAACCGACCCCATGCTAAAAGGCACCAAACGAATCATTGTGCGGGAAGGCAATGTCTATATCGGTAAAGGCCGGAAAGACGACCGCAGCATCATCATCATTCCGATTATCTCCGCCGCTTCTGCCAAGACGAATATGATCGAATACATCCTCTTGTTGACGTTTTCGTTTAAAGAAAGCGTTCCCCTCCCTGTTAAGATCAAGGCCCTTGGCGGCAAACATGAGCGCATCAAAAATATTGTTCAGGAAAACAGCATTAGATGGGATGATCAATATATTGAGCTTGTCGAAATGCACGACCTTTTCGGAGTGTCGGCGGAAAAGATCGGAGAATTTATCGTCTCCAGAATCAACGGCTCTGCTCAGGCCTCAATTGAGCGATGA
- a CDS encoding iron-containing alcohol dehydrogenase: MFRNFKMVARMVFGRGCFDQLDDILSEKRKNAASSMVFLVDDVFLQSKLTKRIALQKRDLLLWVNVDDEPKTSYVDELTRKVAAFCLESGSNPLPDGIIGIGGGSTMDLAKAVALMLTNPGSSADYQGWDLIKNPAVYHVGIPTLSGTGAEVSRTTVLSGPKRKLGINSDHTVFDQIVLDPELIAGVPADQRFYTGMDCYIHCVESLSGTYLNMFSRSYGEKALDLCREVFLNPMPESDDKLMMASYCGGMSIAYSQVGICHALSYGLSYVLGFHHGIGNCIAFDYLEEYYPQGVREFRRMMENHGIILPRNLAAGLEKDQLEKMIDVALVLEPLWENALGTGWKRIMTRDRIRELYQQM, translated from the coding sequence ATGTTCCGAAATTTCAAAATGGTAGCGCGGATGGTTTTTGGACGGGGCTGTTTCGATCAACTTGACGACATCCTTTCCGAAAAACGAAAAAATGCCGCTTCATCCATGGTTTTTCTGGTTGACGACGTGTTTTTACAAAGCAAACTGACCAAACGGATAGCGCTTCAGAAGCGGGATCTTCTGCTCTGGGTCAACGTTGACGATGAGCCCAAAACAAGCTACGTCGATGAACTGACCCGAAAAGTCGCAGCCTTTTGTTTAGAATCCGGCTCAAACCCTTTGCCCGACGGCATCATCGGCATCGGCGGCGGGAGCACGATGGATCTTGCCAAGGCGGTAGCCCTTATGCTCACAAACCCCGGTTCTTCTGCCGATTATCAGGGTTGGGACCTGATTAAGAATCCTGCGGTTTATCACGTCGGGATCCCCACCCTTTCGGGAACCGGCGCGGAAGTATCACGCACGACGGTTCTTTCCGGCCCTAAAAGGAAATTGGGCATCAACTCCGACCATACCGTCTTCGACCAGATCGTGCTCGATCCGGAACTGATTGCCGGAGTACCTGCGGATCAGCGTTTTTATACCGGCATGGACTGTTACATCCACTGTGTGGAATCATTAAGCGGCACCTATCTGAACATGTTCAGCCGGTCATACGGGGAAAAGGCGCTGGATCTTTGCCGGGAGGTCTTTTTAAACCCCATGCCGGAAAGCGACGACAAGCTGATGATGGCTTCCTATTGCGGCGGTATGAGTATCGCCTATTCGCAAGTCGGCATCTGCCACGCGCTTTCATACGGTCTTTCGTATGTGCTGGGATTTCATCACGGCATTGGCAACTGCATCGCTTTTGATTACCTTGAAGAATACTATCCCCAAGGCGTTCGTGAATTCCGCCGGATGATGGAAAACCACGGCATCATACTCCCCAGAAACCTTGCGGCCGGCCTAGAAAAAGACCAACTGGAAAAAATGATTGATGTTGCTCTTGTGCTCGAACCGCTATGGGAAAATGCCTTGGGTACCGGTTGGAAAAGAATCATGACCAGGGACAGGATTAGGGAACTCTATCAACAAATGTGA
- a CDS encoding DegT/DnrJ/EryC1/StrS family aminotransferase, producing MPGFEIFGEEERKEVQDVLNTGVLFRYGFDQARQGHWKARTFELELAKRIGVDHCLLCSSGTAALSIALAACGVGAGDEVIVPPFTFLATIEAVLNAAAVPVFAEIDETLCLDPESVKTVITPRTKAVMPVHMCGSMARIDEISNICKQKKLMLIEDACQSLGATFKGKAVGTFGHMGCFSFDPVKTITCGEGGAVVTADKTLYIAADAYADHGHDHIGSDRGLEGHSVLGTNFRISELNAAVGVAQLRKLDFILDKQQKHKKTIKDALAQLPEITFRKIPDEKGDSATFLSFFLPDEAITRKTAGALGRAGVDACFYWFDNNWHYIRQWDHFKKLKSLAKLPLRLMESRPDYETLKLPRSDDIMSRTISMLIKLSWTDEELIQRTEKIVDVIKKSVL from the coding sequence ATGCCAGGTTTTGAAATATTCGGCGAGGAGGAACGCAAAGAGGTCCAGGACGTCCTGAATACAGGGGTCCTGTTCCGTTATGGCTTTGACCAGGCCCGCCAAGGTCACTGGAAAGCCAGAACCTTTGAACTCGAGTTGGCCAAACGCATCGGAGTCGATCATTGCCTCCTGTGTTCCAGCGGCACGGCAGCCCTCAGCATTGCACTGGCAGCCTGCGGAGTCGGTGCCGGTGATGAAGTCATTGTTCCGCCTTTTACCTTTTTGGCAACCATCGAGGCCGTGCTGAACGCCGCTGCAGTCCCTGTTTTTGCAGAAATCGACGAAACCTTGTGTCTGGATCCCGAAAGTGTTAAAACCGTTATAACTCCGCGCACCAAGGCCGTGATGCCCGTACATATGTGCGGGTCTATGGCCCGAATCGATGAAATCAGCAATATCTGCAAGCAAAAGAAGCTTATGCTGATCGAAGATGCCTGCCAGTCGCTTGGCGCTACTTTTAAAGGAAAGGCTGTCGGCACCTTCGGCCATATGGGCTGTTTTTCCTTTGATCCTGTTAAAACCATTACCTGCGGCGAAGGCGGTGCCGTTGTAACCGCAGATAAGACCCTCTACATTGCTGCGGATGCCTATGCAGACCACGGCCATGACCATATCGGCAGCGACAGGGGCCTTGAGGGTCATTCGGTTTTGGGCACAAACTTTCGCATCAGCGAACTGAATGCCGCCGTGGGCGTCGCCCAATTAAGGAAGCTCGATTTCATTCTGGATAAACAGCAAAAGCATAAAAAGACCATCAAGGATGCCCTGGCGCAACTGCCGGAAATCACCTTCAGAAAAATTCCGGATGAAAAAGGGGACTCGGCCACATTTCTTTCTTTTTTTCTGCCGGATGAAGCCATAACCCGCAAAACAGCCGGAGCTCTTGGCCGGGCGGGCGTAGATGCATGCTTCTACTGGTTCGATAACAATTGGCATTATATCCGGCAGTGGGACCATTTTAAAAAGCTCAAGTCTTTAGCAAAACTCCCGCTTCGGTTAATGGAGTCCCGTCCGGATTATGAAACGCTCAAACTTCCCCGGTCCGATGATATCATGTCCCGAACGATCTCCATGCTGATCAAGCTCTCCTGGACGGACGAAGAGCTGATTCAGCGAACTGAAAAAATTGTTGATGTCATTAAAAAATCGGTTTTATAG
- a CDS encoding PbpA, which produces MIKNKVNLEKPGWNEYQARLKRSPVKKRFTANTLKLTSSFVIFLAVFFGIINGLGGKSYFHVLTELGLSNENKSDARDTSNTLIDKKDVQAWLDRSSFLNLKDQSFDFTANGLKFRVKTSLDIPLQHFLLKKLNMSTSRYIGIVAMDPATGRILSMVGYDKTNRSGNPCVDNKFPAASIFKIVTASAAIETCGLHLGSKLTYNGNKHTLYKSQLKDRINRYTHQITFEDSFAQSVNPVFGKIGAYYLGKSTLENYAAAFGFNQSIDFEIQLAPSMVSFSNDPYQWAEVASGFNLETKISPLHGAVITSAILNQGRMVEPTIVDQITDENGRILYRSQLIILNQAITPAASNIVNALMETTINSGTCKKAFRGLKKDKILSRLNIGGKSGSIDNQSHDARYDWFVGFAEEKEGSAKIVLSAVVAHEKYIGIRASEYARMAIKQYFSNYFTNN; this is translated from the coding sequence TTGATAAAAAACAAGGTGAACCTTGAAAAGCCGGGCTGGAACGAGTATCAAGCACGACTGAAACGTTCACCCGTTAAAAAAAGATTCACCGCAAACACCCTAAAATTAACCAGCTCCTTTGTCATTTTCCTTGCTGTTTTTTTTGGAATCATCAACGGACTGGGCGGTAAGTCATATTTTCATGTTCTAACGGAATTGGGACTATCAAATGAAAACAAGAGCGATGCCCGGGATACATCCAACACCCTCATCGACAAAAAAGATGTTCAGGCCTGGCTGGACCGCAGCTCCTTTTTAAATCTTAAGGATCAGAGTTTCGATTTTACTGCCAACGGGCTGAAGTTCCGGGTTAAAACCAGCCTGGACATTCCTTTGCAGCATTTTCTTTTAAAAAAATTGAATATGTCCACATCCCGATACATCGGAATTGTGGCAATGGATCCGGCTACCGGAAGGATTTTGTCCATGGTGGGTTATGATAAAACCAATCGGTCCGGCAACCCGTGTGTCGATAACAAATTCCCGGCAGCGAGTATTTTCAAGATTGTCACGGCATCGGCCGCCATCGAAACCTGTGGTCTTCATCTGGGCTCCAAGTTGACATACAACGGCAATAAACACACGTTATACAAATCTCAGCTAAAAGATCGGATAAACCGCTACACTCACCAAATTACATTTGAAGACTCATTTGCCCAGTCTGTTAATCCTGTTTTTGGGAAAATCGGTGCCTATTATCTGGGCAAAAGCACCTTGGAAAATTATGCTGCTGCCTTTGGATTCAATCAAAGCATCGATTTTGAGATTCAGCTTGCCCCCAGCATGGTTTCCTTTTCGAATGATCCCTACCAGTGGGCCGAAGTGGCCAGCGGGTTCAACCTGGAAACAAAAATATCTCCCCTTCACGGCGCAGTGATAACTTCTGCCATCCTCAACCAGGGCAGAATGGTTGAACCCACCATCGTCGATCAGATCACAGACGAAAACGGTCGGATCCTGTACCGCAGTCAACTGATCATCCTTAACCAGGCGATTACACCTGCAGCATCAAATATCGTCAATGCTCTCATGGAAACTACCATAAACTCCGGCACCTGCAAGAAAGCTTTCAGAGGTCTCAAAAAAGATAAAATCCTCTCCAGACTCAACATCGGTGGAAAATCCGGCTCTATCGACAACCAATCTCATGATGCCCGTTACGACTGGTTTGTGGGATTTGCCGAAGAAAAAGAGGGCTCGGCAAAGATTGTCTTATCTGCCGTGGTGGCCCACGAAAAGTATATCGGTATCAGAGCCAGTGAATATGCCCGCATGGCAATCAAACAGTATTTTAGCAACTATTTTACAAATAACTAA